In the Veillonellaceae bacterium genome, one interval contains:
- a CDS encoding acyltransferase, with protein MSKQRIVSIEYIRGISMLGVVGIHTGAFSLSNPNVNIHLFALLEIFTRFSVPIFFFVSAFGLFINQNLNESFNYLNFMKRRLRTVFIPYLTWSLIYMVHYTWVSGDTAIWQQPLLSEYFLFGLASYQLYFLVILLWFYALMPLWRLIVRKTISAPIRSLTVLLFLQILFNYYSSYLLQPLSPSFYINLALQYRLSYWVAHYIFIFILGAICAIKYKDFLEITRKNRAAITAFFYLTLSGMLIFYYYLLFVKGYTPEAAVNTAHQLSPVGVLYTFAATLFWFLIFSFNKIPTRLTSIFQCLGDHSYMVYLVHPMVMYYLIGYITSNNIIMTVPVVVIFFILTVLISLSVAALEKKLSLFIPLISTLLLGSRTKKTGS; from the coding sequence ATGTCAAAGCAGCGTATTGTCTCAATTGAGTATATTCGGGGTATTTCTATGCTTGGGGTCGTTGGTATCCATACTGGCGCTTTTTCACTTAGTAATCCGAATGTAAATATTCATTTATTTGCCTTATTAGAAATTTTTACTCGCTTTAGTGTCCCTATTTTTTTCTTTGTTTCTGCTTTTGGTCTATTTATAAATCAAAATCTTAATGAATCATTTAACTATTTAAATTTTATGAAAAGACGGTTACGTACTGTTTTTATTCCCTATCTGACTTGGTCACTAATTTATATGGTCCACTACACTTGGGTTAGTGGTGATACAGCAATTTGGCAGCAACCACTGCTATCTGAATATTTTCTATTTGGGCTTGCCTCTTATCAACTTTATTTTTTGGTAATATTGCTCTGGTTCTATGCTCTAATGCCTCTGTGGCGTTTAATTGTACGCAAGACAATAAGTGCTCCAATCCGCAGTTTAACGGTTCTGCTATTCTTACAAATTCTCTTTAATTATTATTCCAGTTATCTCCTCCAGCCATTATCACCAAGCTTTTACATAAATCTCGCCCTACAATATCGTCTAAGTTACTGGGTAGCGCATTACATCTTTATCTTTATATTAGGTGCTATATGCGCAATAAAATATAAAGATTTTTTGGAAATTACCCGCAAAAATCGCGCCGCAATAACAGCATTCTTTTATCTAACACTTTCAGGGATGCTTATCTTTTATTATTACTTACTGTTTGTAAAGGGCTACACACCTGAAGCAGCTGTAAACACAGCCCACCAATTAAGTCCGGTTGGCGTACTTTACACTTTCGCAGCAACTTTATTTTGGTTTTTAATTTTTAGCTTTAACAAAATACCTACCAGACTCACCTCTATTTTTCAATGCCTTGGAGACCATTCGTATATGGTTTATTTAGTTCATCCCATGGTTATGTATTACCTGATTGGCTACATAACTAGCAACAATATTATAATGACAGTCCCCGTCGTAGTTATTTTCTTTATCCTGACGGTGTTGATAAGTTTAAGCGTTGCCGCTTTGGAAAAAAAGCTGTCTCTGTTTATCCCTCTGATTAGCACATTGCTTTTAGGCAGCCGTACAAAAAAAACCGGGTCCTAG
- a CDS encoding M48 family metallopeptidase, with product MPNITINNINFTYTLAYSERRKTICLKVVKPEVIEVIVPKKNLNFDVEIILRKKFDWLKKHSDALRTIAETSLNSAIYDGASILFLGQPYILKIIQTVAECCVTLNDNLILVKLPANLPMESNCTAVLESWYKKNAADILIDKTRYWSTRLGVSPTKINIKNQKTRWGSCSSRGSLNYNWRIVMAPPAVINYLVIHELSHLIVPNHSGDFWKLVEKHCPNFKMNRNWLKVNGQLLMRFP from the coding sequence ATGCCCAATATTACAATCAATAATATTAACTTTACGTATACACTAGCATATTCAGAACGGCGCAAAACCATTTGTCTTAAAGTTGTTAAGCCAGAGGTTATTGAGGTTATTGTTCCGAAGAAAAACCTTAATTTTGATGTGGAAATAATATTGCGAAAAAAATTTGACTGGCTTAAAAAACACTCCGACGCCTTAAGAACTATCGCTGAAACTTCATTGAACAGTGCCATTTACGATGGAGCATCGATCCTCTTTTTAGGTCAGCCTTACATTCTAAAAATCATTCAAACTGTAGCTGAATGCTGTGTAACTCTAAACGATAACCTTATTTTGGTTAAATTGCCGGCTAATCTTCCAATGGAGTCGAATTGCACTGCAGTATTAGAAAGCTGGTATAAAAAAAACGCTGCTGATATTTTAATTGATAAAACTCGCTATTGGTCTACTCGTTTGGGTGTTAGCCCAACCAAAATTAATATTAAGAATCAAAAGACGCGTTGGGGCAGTTGTTCTAGCCGCGGCTCCCTAAACTATAATTGGCGAATTGTTATGGCCCCGCCTGCAGTCATTAATTATCTGGTAATCCACGAGCTTTCACATTTAATTGTACCAAATCATTCAGGAGATTTTTGGAAGTTGGTGGAAAAACATTGCCCTAATTTTAAAATGAACCGTAACTGGCTTAAAGTAAACGGGCAGCTTTTAATGAGATTCCCATAA